The following proteins come from a genomic window of Ochotona princeps isolate mOchPri1 chromosome 14, mOchPri1.hap1, whole genome shotgun sequence:
- the ENHO gene encoding adropin → MGAAISQGALIAIVCNGLVGFLLLLLWVILCWACHSRSADVDSLSESSPNSSPGPCPEKAPPPQKPSHEGSYLLQP, encoded by the coding sequence ATGGGGGCAGCCATCTCCCAGGGGGCCCTCATCGCCATCGTCTGCAACGGCCTGgttggcttcctgctgctgctactctgggtcatcctctgctgggcCTGCCACTCCCGCTCCGCCGACGTCGACTCCCTCTCCGAGTCCAGTCCCAACTCCAGCCCGGGCCCCTGCCCTGAGAAGGCACCTCCGCCCCAGAAGCCGAGCCATGAAGGCAGCTACCTGCTGCAGCCCTGA